The genomic window GCGATGGCGCCCACGCGATCGAGCTGGAAGTAGCGCGCGCAGTTGATCGTCGCGAGCTTGACCGCGAGCACCGGGTCCATGCCGTGGGCGATCGCCTTGCGCACGGCGTTATCGATGTGGCCGTGGTGCAGCAAGTCGTCCGCGTGCCGATCGTCGGTGACGAACATGCAGCGCTCCTGGCTGGTGGGCGTGACGGCTCCCAGCAGGTCCACCAGGTTCCGCGCGATGGACCCCTCCCGGATCATGACGTGCACGCCCAGGCGCAGCTTTTCCATGGCTTCCTCGACGGTTCGGCACTCGTGGTCGCTCGAAATACCGGCGGCCACGTAGGCGCAGAGGTCCTTCCCGGTCAGATCCGGCGCATGGCCATCGACCAGCAGGTTGGTGAAACCGAGCTTCGCCATCACCTCGGGGTCCTGGTGGAGCACCCCCGGGAAGTTCATCATCTCACCCATGCCGAGCACCTGGGGCTTGGCCAGGAGGGGCCCCAGGTCCGTGCTCTTGAGGACGGTCTTCGCCGACTCGAAGGGGGAAGCCGGTACGCACGACGGAAGCATCATGTACACGTCGAGGGGAAGGCGCGCCGCGTCGTCGAGCATGAAGGCGAGGCCGGGCAAGCCGCAGACGTTCGCGATCTCATGGGCATCGATGATGACGCAGGTGGTGCCGTGCGGCACCACCGCCTGGGCGAACTGGCCAGGCGAGCACATGCTCGACTCGATGTGCACGTGACCGTCCAGGAAACCAGGCATGACCAGGGCCCCGGCGGCATCGATGACTTCACGGCCCTCGTACCCCGAGCCCACTCCTGCGATGCGATCGCCGATGATGGCGACATCCGCGGCGTACACCTCGCCGGTCAGGACATTGACCACGCGGCCGCCCCTGATCACAAGGTCTGCGGGGTGGTTGCCGCGTGCGGCGGCGATGAGCGTGGTCAACTCCATCATGTTCTCCTTCGGTGAGCGCAGGGGATCGGCTCCTTACATTGTGCCCCCATCGAGCGAGATTTCGCTCCCCTGGCTGACCTCCCTAGCGTCCTCTTGGCGAAGGGGCTGCCCTTGCTTGGATGCAGCCCCTTCGGTTGGGAAACGAGCTTCGCGAGCGCGAGGTGCCTAAGCGTTACAACTGCGATGAGATTTACTGTTCTCCGCCTTCGAGATGCTTGGCGATCCGCTCACATCGCACACACCTGGCGCTCAGGCCTTCGGCATGGGCATTGCCCCGAGGCTTGCACTCGGCGCAGTTCTCGATGACATCCAGGAGCAAGAACCGCTGACGGGAGATGGTGGTGGTCGCCTTATCGAGCTCGCCCGCCATTGTCAGCAGGGACTCTTGCAGCGTACCGACGGCCGCCATCATCCGAGCCTGCACGTCCAAGAGTTGGCGCTCGAACTCGGCCTGCAAGTGCTGCAAGCGGGCGGAAAGTTCTTGTTGGTCGATCGGATCCACAGGGCTACCTCAAGTCGTCTGGTCAGAGGGGTGAACATCTGAATCACCGCAATTCCGCAGTCACGTCATCCTGGAACTTCTAGCGCGAAACGGCCTTGCGCCCAACTCGCATGGCGATTGGCCAGCTGACCCGCCTCACGCGATCCGGTTCGCCCCACTTCGCCGCAAGCTCTGCCTCGATCAGACTCACCGGATCGACTCCTTCGAGTTCCTGGAAGCGTTGCGTCGCCGACCAGCTGCGGAGATAGCCCATCAGGCTCGCAAAGGTCCAGTCGACCTCCAGCTTCAGGGCAGGCGGCTCCAGCTCCTCGAAAGGCCAAGGCAAGGTACGGTAGCCGGCTTCTAGCACCTGTCGCTCGGGAGGCCAGTAAGGGCCCACCGTTTGATGATAGAACCGCTCAAGGATTTCGTTGAGCCCCTCGGCCATCTCGAACTGGCCGTAGCACCAGGCCGCGATCACGCCGCCAGGCTTCAGCACGCGCTCGGCCTCCTGGAAGAAGCGCTCCGCGTCGAACCAGTGAAGGGCCTGGGCCACGGTCAGCAGATCGACGCTCGCATCCGGCAGGCTACAGGCCTCGGCGGGCTCGCATGCATAGGTGATGTTGGGGCGCGCTTCGGCGTGCGAGATCTGGTCGGCGCTGGCGTCGGTGGCATGGACACGCGCGAATCGCGAGGCCAGGCTTACAGCAGCCTGACCACTGCCGGTGGCGCAATCCCAAGCCAGGGCGTGGGCGGGCGCCACCTCGGAGAGCCAGTCGAACAATCGCTCGGGATAGCGCGGGCGGTAGGTCGCGTAGGCGGCCGCAATACCGGAAAAATGATCCTTGAAGCTCACGACCTACCTTGCGGGTTATGGGCGAGCGAGAAGCTCCCCGGTGTAGGCATCCACGACGAACGTGCCGAGCCGGCTCTGAGCGTATCCCCCGCCGTAATAGGGCTGATCGTAGGGATAGGGCGCAGAAGTGGGCGACGGATACGGCATCTTACCACGGTAAACCGGCTGCGGGCTTCCCTGCGGGCTTTGAAAAGAGAGGGTGTTGTCGATCTCGTAGACGGCGCCGCCGTCATCTCCGGCGCGCAGCGCGACCTTCACGCCGAAGGGCCCCATGTTGAGTCCATTCTGGGCGCAGATGTCCAGGACCTTCGAGAGCGAGAGCGCACGTCCGAAGTCGAAGGTTTCGATGGCCGTCGCCTTGAGGGTTTCGGGTGCGAGAAGCTGATTTGTGCCGGTCAGGGCCAACGTCAGGTACTGCGTCTCGAAGCGCGACGGCACCTCGACGCCCTGGGCTGCGTAGGAGGCGCTCGACTGATCGGCTGGCACGACCTCGGGGCTCGCCGAGGCTGCAGGAGCGACCTTGTAGCTCACGGCGTACGTGAAGTACCAGGTTCCGTCCTTCGCGATCCGCCCGGAAGACCCGACCTGATCGGCCCAGGACTTGACCATGCGCGCTTCCCCGTAGTGCAGGGAAACGTAGCGCTGGACCTGGTGATACGCGTCGTAGAGGCTCGGGCCGCTCGCCATGTCGGGGGCCGCGATGGACATCCCCATGTCGTAGGGCCCCGGCGCCGCTATCATCCCCGGCGAAGGCGAGGGCCCGAAGCACCCCGCCAGCGAGAGGGCGAGGAGCGGCAGTAGGGCGTGGAAAGGCTTGAAACGCATCGAGGATGCCTCCTGCTATTGCGGGACACGGACCGAGCAAGGAACTAACATTACTATGATAATATTATACACAATTGAAAGCCAGTTCTATCCGGCGGATCCCGCCGATTTCGAACAAAAAAGATGATGCAATACAACTTCTCCTCAAGCTTAAATCGAACTTAAGAAACATTCCGCCCGCGTACGCGATGAACCAAGTGCACCCGCTTGGAGGTTTCTCGATGATCCGCATGCGCGCCACCCTCAATCGCTCCCTGCTCTTGCTCGCGCTCGTCCTGACGGGCTGCGGTACCCAGGCCGGTCTGCTGCCGCAGCGAAGCGACAGCGCCGGCGTTGCCGCCCTCAGCGCGAGCAAGGCCGCGCAGCTGCCCATGGAGAACTTCACCCGCGTCAACGCGGGCCTGTACCGCGGCGGCATCCCGACCGACGAGGACATGAAGGGCCTCAAGGCACTGGGCATCAAGACAGTCGTCAACCTGATGGGTGGCGCGGGCGACGCCCAGGAGCGCGCCATGGTGGCGCACGAGAAGGAAGTCGCCGCCAAGCTCGGGCTCACGTTCGTCAACCTCGCCATCCCGTTCAACGTGGACGTGCCGGAAACCATGGTGAAGCAGTGGCTCCAGCTGGCTCAGGCTTCGGACGCGCAGCCCGTCTACATCCATTGCCGGCACGGGCGCGATCGCACCGGCATGATGGTCGGCGCCTACCGCATCGCCAACGACGGCTATTCCGGAGAGCAGGCGCTCGACGAGATGAAGACCTTCGGCTTCAAGCCCGAGCGCTATCCCACCTTCGCCAAGTTCGTGCTGAACTTCAAGCCCACCCCCTCGAGCGGCCGGGTGGCACTCGCCAACTAGCCCTTCCACGATCTCGGACCGGCCGAACCCCTCGTAAGGAGCTGACCGGGCTTCCTTTCCATCGCCTGTTCGAGATGCTAGGATGGCGTGGCTACTCGCTCTTGCGCAAGCAATACCCCGAAAGGCCGCATGTCATCGCTGAGCCGCCTCGTCCATGCCCTGCTAAACGTCAACGTCACGTCATCGGACGGTCAATCCCGGCGCCTTCGCAAGGTGAGCGTCAATGCCACCCTCGTCCTG from Pantanalinema sp. includes these protein-coding regions:
- the ade gene encoding adenine deaminase → MELTTLIAAARGNHPADLVIRGGRVVNVLTGEVYAADVAIIGDRIAGVGSGYEGREVIDAAGALVMPGFLDGHVHIESSMCSPGQFAQAVVPHGTTCVIIDAHEIANVCGLPGLAFMLDDAARLPLDVYMMLPSCVPASPFESAKTVLKSTDLGPLLAKPQVLGMGEMMNFPGVLHQDPEVMAKLGFTNLLVDGHAPDLTGKDLCAYVAAGISSDHECRTVEEAMEKLRLGVHVMIREGSIARNLVDLLGAVTPTSQERCMFVTDDRHADDLLHHGHIDNAVRKAIAHGMDPVLAVKLATINCARYFQLDRVGAIAPGWQADIVLADGFENLRIDTVIKSGRVVARQGRPLFCSEGVAPAEVTDTMRVAQLDACSFRVPAPIEADSVRARVIGVVPGQCWSHALERDLPARHGEVLPDPSQDIAKIAVVERHHATGNIGVGFVEGFGIRGGAIASTVAHDAHNLVVMGTNDADMRAAVEALVQSQGGLCAVKDGQVVELLPLPIAGIMSDQPMPWVADRIEVLQAKTREALGITVDHPYMTLAFLALSVIPELKLTDRGYIDVHRFEVVSVLA
- a CDS encoding class I SAM-dependent methyltransferase yields the protein MSFKDHFSGIAAAYATYRPRYPERLFDWLSEVAPAHALAWDCATGSGQAAVSLASRFARVHATDASADQISHAEARPNITYACEPAEACSLPDASVDLLTVAQALHWFDAERFFQEAERVLKPGGVIAAWCYGQFEMAEGLNEILERFYHQTVGPYWPPERQVLEAGYRTLPWPFEELEPPALKLEVDWTFASLMGYLRSWSATQRFQELEGVDPVSLIEAELAAKWGEPDRVRRVSWPIAMRVGRKAVSR
- a CDS encoding tyrosine-protein phosphatase, which gives rise to MIRMRATLNRSLLLLALVLTGCGTQAGLLPQRSDSAGVAALSASKAAQLPMENFTRVNAGLYRGGIPTDEDMKGLKALGIKTVVNLMGGAGDAQERAMVAHEKEVAAKLGLTFVNLAIPFNVDVPETMVKQWLQLAQASDAQPVYIHCRHGRDRTGMMVGAYRIANDGYSGEQALDEMKTFGFKPERYPTFAKFVLNFKPTPSSGRVALAN